One genomic window of Niveibacterium sp. SC-1 includes the following:
- a CDS encoding MFS transporter — translation MSAATHSEPQSEPNSTQLERDARVITAADHEVAPGDIAVGVIIGRTSEYFDFFVYGIASCLVFPSLFFPFVPRLEGTLLAFLVFSFAFIARPIGTVISMAIQRRWGRSTKLTIALFLLGTSTVGIAFLPGYETAGMASVVLLSLLRILQGLALGGSWDGLPSLLALNAPEKRRGWYSMLGQLGAPIGFIVATALFAFLHASVEEVDFLAWGWRFAFFAAFAINVVALFARLRLVVTHEYERMLDERELEPVPVVDLVRDQGGNVIIGAFAPLASYALFHIVTVFPVSWIQLFTDQSITSFLMIQIVGGFLAGIGIIASGKIADAFGRRNTLGAVAVMIGVFSGFAPTLLNGGQFGQDVFILIGFALLGLSYGQASGAVTRNFSSRYRYVGAALTADFAWLIGAAFAPLVALGLSAHFGLGYLGLYLLSGAVCTLAALIINRQLAQD, via the coding sequence ATGTCTGCAGCTACCCATTCCGAACCGCAGTCCGAACCGAATTCCACGCAGCTCGAACGCGACGCCCGCGTGATCACGGCCGCCGACCACGAGGTCGCGCCCGGTGACATCGCCGTCGGCGTCATCATCGGCCGGACCTCGGAGTATTTCGACTTCTTCGTGTACGGGATCGCCTCCTGCCTGGTCTTCCCGTCGCTGTTCTTCCCCTTCGTCCCGCGCCTGGAAGGCACGCTGCTCGCCTTTCTCGTCTTCTCCTTCGCCTTCATCGCACGCCCGATCGGCACCGTGATCTCGATGGCGATCCAGCGTCGCTGGGGCCGCAGCACCAAGCTCACCATCGCGCTCTTCCTGCTGGGCACCTCCACGGTCGGCATCGCCTTCCTGCCCGGCTACGAGACCGCGGGCATGGCATCGGTGGTCCTGCTGTCCCTCTTGCGCATCCTCCAGGGCCTCGCCCTGGGCGGTTCCTGGGACGGCCTGCCCTCGCTGCTGGCGCTCAATGCGCCGGAAAAGCGCCGCGGCTGGTATTCGATGCTCGGGCAGCTGGGTGCGCCCATCGGCTTCATCGTCGCGACCGCGCTCTTCGCCTTCCTGCATGCGAGCGTGGAAGAGGTGGACTTCCTCGCCTGGGGCTGGCGCTTCGCCTTCTTCGCGGCCTTCGCCATCAATGTGGTGGCGCTCTTTGCGCGCCTGCGCCTGGTGGTGACCCACGAATACGAGCGCATGCTCGACGAGCGCGAGCTCGAACCGGTGCCGGTCGTCGATCTGGTGCGCGACCAGGGCGGCAACGTGATCATCGGCGCCTTCGCGCCGCTGGCCAGCTACGCCTTGTTCCACATCGTCACCGTCTTCCCGGTCTCGTGGATCCAGCTCTTCACCGACCAGTCGATCACCAGTTTCCTGATGATCCAGATCGTCGGCGGCTTCCTCGCCGGGATCGGCATCATCGCCTCGGGCAAGATCGCCGACGCCTTCGGGCGCCGCAATACCCTGGGTGCCGTGGCCGTGATGATCGGTGTCTTCAGCGGGTTCGCGCCGACGCTCCTCAACGGCGGCCAGTTCGGCCAGGACGTGTTCATCCTGATCGGCTTTGCGCTGCTGGGCCTCTCCTACGGCCAGGCCTCGGGCGCAGTGACGCGCAACTTCAGCAGCCGCTACCGCTACGTCGGCGCCGCGCTGACCGCGGATTTCGCCTGGCTGATCGGCGCCGCCTTCGCGCCCCTGGTGGCGCTGGGCCTTTCCGCCCACTTCGGTCTCGGCTACCTGGGTTTGTACCTGCTCTCCGGCGCGGTCTGTACCCTGGCCGCCCTGATCATCAACCGGCAGCTCGCGCAGGACTGA
- a CDS encoding metalloregulator ArsR/SmtB family transcription factor — MHTDPLTATFAALADPTRRAILARLAQGEATVNELAAPFEMALPSVSRHLKVLEQAGLIEQSRQAQWRPRRLQAAPLKDAVQWLESYRPFWESSFDRMGEYLDALQSQETRK; from the coding sequence ATGCATACCGATCCGCTCACCGCCACCTTCGCCGCCCTGGCCGATCCCACCCGCCGCGCGATCCTTGCGCGCCTCGCGCAGGGTGAGGCCACGGTCAATGAACTCGCCGCGCCCTTCGAGATGGCGCTGCCCAGCGTCTCGCGCCATCTCAAGGTGCTGGAGCAGGCCGGCCTGATCGAGCAGAGCCGCCAGGCCCAGTGGCGGCCGCGGCGCCTGCAGGCTGCGCCGCTAAAGGACGCGGTGCAGTGGCTGGAGAGCTACCGACCCTTCTGGGAAAGCAGTTTCGACCGTATGGGCGAGTACCTGGACGCCCTCCAATCGCAGGAGACACGCAAATGA
- a CDS encoding SRPBCC domain-containing protein, whose translation MNLANIPLELGGTHELVITRAFKVPPALAFSVWTSREHLVRWWGPRDETGVDYSTPHCESDFRPGGRYRICIRSPQGKDSWLGGEYREIEPPGKIVLTFQWEADGHPMTLIELRFEDDGAGGTRFHFRQRGLPDAASRDMHEIGWNRWADRLRDYLDTLA comes from the coding sequence ATGAACCTGGCCAACATTCCCCTGGAGCTCGGCGGTACTCATGAGCTTGTGATCACCCGCGCGTTCAAGGTGCCGCCCGCGCTGGCCTTCTCCGTATGGACCTCGCGCGAGCACCTGGTCCGCTGGTGGGGGCCGCGGGACGAAACGGGCGTTGACTACAGCACCCCGCATTGCGAGAGCGACTTCCGTCCCGGCGGCCGCTACCGCATCTGCATCCGTTCGCCCCAGGGCAAGGATTCCTGGCTGGGCGGCGAATACCGCGAGATCGAGCCGCCGGGGAAGATCGTACTGACCTTCCAGTGGGAGGCTGACGGCCATCCCATGACCCTGATCGAGCTGCGCTTCGAGGACGACGGCGCAGGCGGTACCCGCTTCCACTTTCGCCAGCGCGGGCTGCCCGACGCGGCCAGCCGCGACATGCACGAGATCGGCTGGAACCGCTGGGCGGATCGCCTGCGGGACTATCTCGACACGCTGGCCTGA
- a CDS encoding GFA family protein, which produces MSHQASCHCGDLAFEVQGEISEVMRCNCSICSRKGALLWFVPAAAVRWSSGAERAANYQFGAHRVRHRFCPRCGIHLCGEVQGPDGPLVAVNVRCIDGLPLDTVKVRDYDGRAD; this is translated from the coding sequence ATGTCCCATCAGGCAAGCTGCCATTGCGGCGACCTCGCCTTCGAAGTGCAGGGCGAGATCAGCGAAGTCATGCGCTGCAACTGTTCCATCTGCAGCCGCAAGGGCGCGCTGCTGTGGTTCGTGCCGGCCGCCGCGGTGCGCTGGAGCAGCGGCGCCGAACGCGCCGCGAACTACCAGTTCGGCGCGCACCGGGTCCGGCACCGTTTCTGCCCGCGTTGCGGCATCCACCTGTGTGGCGAAGTGCAGGGACCGGACGGGCCCTTGGTGGCGGTGAACGTGCGTTGCATCGACGGACTCCCGCTCGACACCGTCAAGGTGCGCGACTATGACGGCCGCGCGGATTGA
- a CDS encoding NAD(P)-dependent alcohol dehydrogenase, whose protein sequence is MQSYHFQMGKGLDGIRLREHAVPRPGPGEVLLRMRAAALNYRELMILQQGRYPLPVKPDVIGLCDGAGEVVEVGAGVSRVAPGERVLASIFPFWQDGPFTAEVSPQLGGSLDGLLTEFALLPEQALLPVPAHLSWEEAACLPCAGVTAWHALQGGRPLQPGEDVLLLGSGGVSLFALQIAKTAGARVIVTTSSPAKAERLRALGADAVIDYRTTPEWAEAVRALTGGRGVQQVVEVGGATLAQSLRAVALGGEIALIGGVAQGPASIDVGAIFAAGAQVRTIAAGHRAHLAGLLRMFAHHGLRPLIDRVFDFAEAPAAFAYYAQYSQSQAMGKVIIRMP, encoded by the coding sequence ATGCAGAGCTATCACTTCCAGATGGGCAAGGGCCTCGACGGCATCCGCCTGCGCGAACACGCGGTACCGCGCCCCGGGCCCGGCGAAGTGCTGTTGCGCATGCGGGCCGCGGCGCTCAACTATCGCGAGCTCATGATTCTGCAGCAGGGCCGCTATCCGCTACCGGTGAAGCCGGACGTCATCGGGCTTTGCGACGGCGCCGGCGAGGTGGTCGAAGTGGGTGCGGGGGTGAGCCGCGTCGCACCGGGGGAACGTGTGCTCGCCTCGATCTTCCCTTTCTGGCAGGACGGTCCCTTTACGGCCGAGGTCTCGCCGCAGCTCGGCGGCTCGCTTGACGGCCTGCTCACGGAATTCGCGCTGCTGCCCGAGCAGGCCCTGCTCCCGGTGCCCGCCCACCTGTCCTGGGAAGAAGCCGCCTGCCTGCCCTGCGCGGGCGTCACGGCCTGGCACGCGCTGCAAGGCGGTCGCCCGCTGCAGCCGGGTGAGGACGTCTTGTTGCTCGGCTCCGGCGGCGTCTCGCTCTTCGCCCTGCAGATCGCGAAGACGGCGGGCGCCCGGGTGATCGTGACCACCTCCAGCCCGGCCAAGGCCGAGCGCCTGCGCGCGCTCGGCGCGGACGCGGTGATCGACTATCGAACCACGCCCGAATGGGCCGAGGCGGTGCGCGCGCTCACCGGAGGGCGCGGCGTGCAACAGGTGGTGGAAGTCGGCGGCGCGACGCTCGCGCAGTCCTTGCGGGCGGTCGCCCTGGGCGGCGAGATCGCCTTGATCGGCGGCGTGGCGCAGGGGCCGGCGTCGATCGACGTGGGCGCGATCTTCGCGGCGGGCGCGCAGGTGCGCACGATCGCGGCCGGCCACCGCGCGCATCTCGCCGGTCTCCTGCGGATGTTCGCCCACCACGGACTGCGGCCGCTGATCGACCGCGTGTTCGACTTTGCCGAGGCGCCGGCCGCCTTTGCCTACTACGCGCAATACTCCCAATCGCAGGCGATGGGGAAGGTGATCATCCGCATGCCCTGA
- a CDS encoding nuclear transport factor 2 family protein encodes MDPHKHGSTEEVLHRFNRAFLEHDPAALAPLIAPDCVVERSQPSPQQTHLHGREACLAMWQAIAANREGAFELEEVIALGELGLIFWTYRTGTDGADVSRGLNVMRVREGLIVEGRGYLKGRSAS; translated from the coding sequence ATGGACCCGCACAAGCACGGCAGCACCGAAGAAGTCCTGCACCGATTCAACCGGGCTTTCCTGGAGCACGACCCCGCAGCCCTCGCGCCACTGATCGCGCCCGACTGCGTGGTGGAACGCTCGCAGCCCTCGCCGCAGCAGACCCATTTGCACGGCCGCGAAGCCTGCCTCGCGATGTGGCAGGCAATCGCCGCGAATCGCGAGGGCGCGTTCGAGCTGGAGGAGGTGATCGCGCTGGGTGAACTCGGACTGATCTTCTGGACCTACCGCACCGGTACCGACGGCGCCGATGTCTCGCGCGGCCTCAACGTGATGCGGGTGCGCGAGGGCCTGATCGTAGAAGGCCGCGGCTATCTCAAGGGCCGTTCGGCCAGCTGA
- a CDS encoding LysR family transcriptional regulator, with the protein MKRIIAAEAPVPISETPASARLDSADLRLVLALAGTRTTVGAAASLHLTQSAVSRALQAVEDRLGLRLFERSPRGLVPTAAGETLLECAPRVLGELQALEARLRGDAPVQTLRMVCECYTAYHWMPSTLQALQARLPGIALEIALECTADPIAALQAGEIDVALVSEAATPRSKRVVDKPLFADEIVFVMAASHRLAARPSLSRADLEQETLFASRLPTRDMTWFTQPLALERKSPLCFQALPLTEAVVDFARAGMGVGVLSEWVAEPHLRRGDVVARRLASGPLMRPWRLLWRREVEPAASQLWQVLEKAAPRTASLPQLRARSRAR; encoded by the coding sequence ATGAAACGCATCATCGCGGCCGAAGCGCCTGTACCGATTTCCGAAACTCCCGCCAGCGCCCGCCTGGATAGCGCGGACTTGCGCCTGGTGCTCGCCCTTGCCGGCACGCGCACTACGGTCGGCGCGGCCGCGAGCCTGCATCTCACGCAGTCGGCAGTGAGTCGTGCGCTGCAGGCGGTGGAGGACAGGCTGGGCCTGCGGCTCTTCGAGCGCAGCCCGCGCGGCCTGGTGCCGACCGCGGCGGGCGAGACCCTGCTCGAGTGCGCGCCGCGTGTGCTGGGCGAGCTGCAGGCACTGGAAGCGCGCCTGCGCGGCGACGCACCGGTGCAGACGCTGCGCATGGTCTGCGAGTGCTACACCGCCTATCACTGGATGCCCAGCACCCTGCAGGCGCTCCAGGCGCGCCTCCCCGGGATCGCACTGGAGATTGCACTTGAGTGCACCGCGGACCCGATCGCCGCCCTGCAGGCCGGTGAGATCGACGTCGCGCTGGTCAGCGAGGCGGCCACGCCGCGCAGCAAGCGGGTGGTCGACAAGCCGCTCTTCGCCGACGAGATCGTCTTTGTCATGGCGGCCTCGCACCGGCTGGCGGCGCGGCCTTCGCTCAGCCGTGCAGACCTGGAGCAGGAGACGCTCTTCGCTTCGCGCCTGCCGACTCGCGACATGACCTGGTTCACCCAGCCGCTGGCGCTGGAGCGCAAGTCGCCGCTGTGCTTCCAGGCGCTGCCGCTGACCGAGGCGGTGGTCGACTTTGCCCGCGCCGGCATGGGCGTTGGCGTGTTGAGCGAATGGGTGGCCGAACCGCATCTGCGGCGGGGCGACGTGGTGGCGCGGCGCCTGGCCAGCGGCCCCCTGATGCGGCCCTGGCGGCTGCTGTGGCGGCGCGAGGTCGAGCCCGCCGCCTCGCAGCTATGGCAGGTGCTGGAGAAGGCCGCGCCGCGCACGGCGAGCCTGCCCCAGCTGCGCGCCCGTTCGCGGGCGCGCTGA
- the dkgB gene encoding 2,5-didehydrogluconate reductase DkgB: MSIPALGLGTFRLKGQTVIDSVRNGLDVGYRVIDTAQIYDNEAEVGQAIADSAVPRSELFLTTKIWVDNFGEGKLIPSLKESLRKLRTDAVELTLIHWPSPGGAVPMAEYLGALAEAKAQGLTGQIGVSNFNIALLKEAIGILGVEAIATNQVEISPYLQNRTLAAFAREQGLHLTSYMTLAYGKVLPDPVLREIGGAHGASSAHVALAWALQQGYSVIPSSTKRANLLDNLKAQALHLSEAEMARVATLDRGERLANPASLAPAWD, from the coding sequence ATGAGCATTCCCGCACTCGGCCTCGGCACCTTCCGTCTCAAAGGCCAGACGGTCATCGATTCGGTCCGCAACGGACTGGACGTCGGCTACCGCGTCATCGACACCGCGCAGATCTACGACAACGAGGCCGAGGTCGGCCAGGCGATTGCCGACTCGGCCGTCCCGCGTAGCGAGCTCTTCCTCACGACCAAGATCTGGGTGGACAACTTCGGCGAGGGCAAGCTGATCCCCAGCCTCAAGGAGAGCCTGCGCAAGCTGCGCACCGACGCGGTGGAACTGACGCTGATCCACTGGCCTTCGCCCGGCGGCGCGGTGCCGATGGCGGAGTACCTCGGCGCGCTCGCCGAAGCGAAGGCCCAGGGGCTGACGGGCCAGATCGGCGTCTCCAACTTCAACATCGCCCTCTTGAAGGAGGCCATCGGCATCCTCGGCGTGGAGGCGATCGCCACCAACCAGGTGGAGATCAGCCCCTACCTGCAGAACCGCACGCTCGCCGCCTTCGCGCGCGAACAAGGTCTGCACCTCACGTCCTACATGACGCTTGCCTACGGCAAGGTGCTGCCCGATCCCGTCCTGCGCGAGATCGGCGGCGCCCACGGTGCCAGCAGCGCGCATGTGGCGCTCGCCTGGGCCCTGCAGCAGGGCTACTCGGTGATTCCCTCTTCGACCAAGCGGGCGAACCTGCTCGACAACCTGAAGGCGCAGGCCCTGCACCTGAGCGAGGCCGAGATGGCCCGCGTCGCCACCCTGGACCGCGGCGAACGCCTCGCCAATCCGGCCAGCCTCGCGCCGGCCTGGGACTGA
- a CDS encoding MFS transporter, whose translation MPLALWVLTLSAFAIGTTEFVIVGLIPTIATDLAVTLPSAGLLVSLYALGVAVGAPVLTALSGRLPRKHLLIGLMLLFTAGNLLAWQAPGYTTLVFARVLTGLTHGVFFSIGSVIATRLVAPQKAASAIATMFTGLTVALVTGVPLGTFIGQHFGWRATFLAVAALGALAVLGSALLLPRAIPHSAPAPLRQQLQVLARPRLLLVYAMTAVGYGGSFIAFTFLAPLLTQISGFSVSAVSLVMLVYGVSVAVGNVYGGRLADRLGPVGALKRVFLWLAAVLFVLFFAAPSPWLALATVLVWGAAAFGNVPALQVYVVQQAQREAPQASDVASGLNIAAFNLGIAGGAWLGGEVVSRLGLIHTTWIGGLVVLGALALTAWSGRLDRRPRDHDAPRERCGEVLVSNT comes from the coding sequence ATGCCTCTCGCACTCTGGGTGCTGACCCTCAGCGCCTTTGCCATCGGCACGACGGAGTTCGTCATCGTCGGCCTCATCCCCACCATCGCCACCGACCTCGCCGTGACGCTGCCCTCGGCAGGGTTGCTCGTGAGCCTCTATGCGCTCGGCGTCGCCGTCGGCGCGCCCGTGCTCACGGCACTGAGCGGCCGCCTGCCGCGCAAGCATCTGCTGATCGGGCTGATGCTGCTCTTCACCGCCGGCAACCTTCTGGCCTGGCAGGCGCCGGGCTACACGACGCTGGTGTTCGCACGCGTGCTGACGGGGCTCACGCACGGCGTGTTCTTCTCGATCGGCTCGGTGATCGCCACGCGGCTCGTTGCGCCGCAGAAGGCCGCCAGCGCGATCGCCACGATGTTCACCGGGCTGACCGTGGCGCTGGTCACCGGCGTGCCGCTGGGCACTTTCATCGGCCAGCACTTCGGCTGGCGCGCGACCTTCCTCGCCGTGGCCGCGCTCGGCGCCCTCGCGGTGCTGGGCAGCGCCCTGCTCCTGCCGCGCGCCATCCCGCACTCGGCGCCCGCGCCGCTGCGCCAGCAACTGCAGGTGCTCGCGCGTCCTCGCCTGTTGCTCGTGTATGCGATGACGGCCGTGGGCTACGGCGGCTCCTTCATCGCCTTCACCTTCCTCGCGCCGCTCCTCACGCAGATCAGCGGCTTCTCGGTCAGCGCGGTGAGCCTGGTCATGCTGGTCTATGGCGTGTCGGTCGCCGTGGGCAATGTCTACGGCGGGCGCCTGGCCGACCGGCTCGGGCCGGTCGGCGCGCTCAAGCGCGTCTTCCTGTGGCTGGCGGCGGTGCTCTTCGTACTCTTCTTCGCCGCGCCTTCGCCGTGGCTGGCGCTGGCCACCGTGCTGGTGTGGGGCGCAGCCGCCTTCGGCAATGTGCCCGCCCTGCAGGTCTATGTGGTGCAGCAGGCGCAGCGCGAAGCCCCGCAGGCGAGCGACGTCGCCTCGGGCCTGAACATCGCCGCCTTCAACCTGGGCATCGCCGGCGGTGCCTGGCTGGGTGGCGAGGTCGTCAGCCGGCTCGGCCTGATCCACACCACCTGGATAGGCGGCCTGGTGGTGCTCGGCGCGCTCGCGCTCACCGCCTGGAGCGGCCGGCTCGACCGTCGCCCCCGTGATCACGACGCCCCGCGCGAACGCTGCGGCGAAGTCCTTGTCTCGAACACCTGA
- a CDS encoding LysR substrate-binding domain-containing protein — MKTTLDELQAFVTVADTGSITAASQQLGQTVSGTSRSLGRLEEKLSTTLLRRTTRRIELTEEGSTFLARAREVLGAVESAEEEMSARRERPSGRLRVDAATPFMLHALVPRVAGYRARYPEVALELNSNEGIIDLLEQRTDLAIRIGRLKDSSLHARPIGSSRIRVLASPDYLARHGEPRRVAALADPRAGHVLLGFTQPESLNEWPLRATDDAPLHVRPQVRASSGETLRQLALAGEGIVCLSDFMTREDRREGRLVQLFARQTLEVRQPINAVYYRNTALSSRITSFVDYLLETLGPRGFED, encoded by the coding sequence ATGAAGACGACACTGGATGAGCTGCAGGCCTTCGTCACCGTGGCCGACACCGGTTCGATCACGGCCGCCTCGCAGCAGCTGGGGCAGACGGTCTCCGGCACCAGCCGCAGTCTTGGCCGGCTGGAGGAGAAGCTCAGCACCACCTTGCTGCGACGGACCACGCGGCGGATCGAGCTCACCGAGGAGGGAAGCACCTTCCTCGCCCGCGCGAGGGAAGTCCTGGGGGCGGTGGAGTCGGCCGAGGAGGAGATGTCGGCGCGGCGCGAGCGACCCTCCGGGCGTCTGCGGGTGGATGCCGCCACACCCTTCATGCTGCATGCGCTGGTGCCACGGGTGGCTGGCTATCGCGCGCGCTATCCCGAGGTGGCGCTGGAGCTCAACAGCAACGAGGGCATCATCGACCTGCTGGAGCAGCGTACCGATCTGGCCATCCGCATCGGTCGCCTCAAAGATTCCAGCCTGCATGCGCGGCCGATCGGCAGCAGCCGCATCCGCGTGCTCGCCAGCCCCGACTATCTCGCGCGCCACGGCGAGCCGCGGCGGGTTGCCGCCCTCGCCGATCCGCGTGCGGGCCATGTGCTGCTCGGCTTCACCCAGCCGGAGTCACTCAACGAATGGCCGCTGCGTGCGACCGACGACGCGCCCCTGCATGTGCGACCGCAGGTGCGCGCATCCAGCGGGGAGACCTTGCGCCAGCTGGCGCTGGCGGGCGAGGGCATCGTCTGCCTGTCCGACTTCATGACCCGCGAGGACCGCCGCGAAGGGCGCCTGGTGCAGCTCTTCGCGCGCCAGACCCTGGAAGTGCGGCAGCCGATCAACGCGGTGTACTACCGCAACACTGCGCTGTCCTCGCGCATCACGTCCTTCGTCGATTACCTGCTGGAGACCCTGGGGCCGCGCGGCTTCGAGGACTGA
- a CDS encoding methyl-accepting chemotaxis protein — MFKNLRIAARLALLSSFLLLLVLAAAALAQFSLSSATARMAQTYHHNTLPMSQLGLGLDTLHRSRMRIFLAMEAQYRNVAEEHLVAMGQQQAEARKLLDPAFATLRQYPDAAKHIQTFENAWKESLTSQEKVVAFFRDGDRASAVSEARSNMNPAFEAALDALTTLDKLQVKAGEAAFVEAEAAAGKVRTLTLALAAVGLVVAAVLSYWIIRSVTVPLSQSVKAAERIAAGDLSRPIEVRRRDETGKLLAALDLMQNKLREMIGGIDQSSGRILDATHALHTAYDAIGESSSRQSDAAETIAAAVQEMTASLDQVAERAGRVRAEADSAHHLSEQGSALAVKAGGEVSRVAESVSTAVQNIGRLEEHSARIKGIANIIKEIAEQTNLLALNAAIEAARAGEQGRGFAVVADEVRKLAEKTGGATSEIMTALGAIHGETEEVAGFMRNASNRMDKSVREIRELEPALDALRNSAESTRHEVAELTDTYQEQTSAGHSVATHIERIAEMAGASNATITQSAASVTQLEDMAAELRSAVARFKL; from the coding sequence ATGTTCAAGAACTTACGCATCGCGGCGCGGCTGGCGCTGCTTTCGTCTTTCCTCCTGTTGCTGGTCCTCGCCGCAGCCGCACTCGCCCAGTTCAGCCTGAGCAGCGCGACGGCCCGCATGGCGCAGACCTATCACCACAACACGCTGCCGATGTCGCAGCTCGGGCTCGGTCTCGACACCCTGCACCGCAGCCGCATGCGCATCTTCCTCGCGATGGAAGCGCAGTACCGCAACGTCGCCGAAGAGCACCTGGTCGCCATGGGGCAGCAGCAGGCCGAGGCCCGCAAACTGCTCGACCCGGCCTTCGCCACGCTGCGGCAGTACCCGGATGCCGCCAAGCACATCCAGACCTTCGAGAACGCCTGGAAGGAGTCGCTGACGAGCCAGGAGAAGGTCGTCGCCTTCTTCCGCGACGGCGATCGCGCGAGTGCCGTATCCGAGGCGCGCTCCAATATGAACCCGGCCTTCGAGGCCGCGCTCGACGCCCTGACCACGCTGGACAAGCTGCAGGTCAAGGCCGGCGAGGCCGCCTTCGTGGAAGCCGAGGCCGCCGCCGGCAAGGTCCGCACGCTCACTCTCGCGCTCGCCGCCGTGGGCCTGGTCGTGGCGGCCGTGCTGTCCTACTGGATCATCCGTTCCGTCACTGTGCCGCTGAGCCAGTCGGTGAAGGCCGCCGAGCGTATTGCTGCGGGTGACCTCTCCCGCCCGATCGAGGTGCGCCGCCGCGACGAGACCGGCAAGCTGCTGGCCGCGCTGGACCTGATGCAGAACAAGCTGCGTGAAATGATCGGCGGCATCGACCAATCCAGCGGCCGCATCCTCGACGCCACCCACGCCCTGCATACCGCCTACGACGCAATCGGCGAAAGCTCCTCGCGCCAGAGCGACGCGGCCGAAACGATCGCCGCCGCCGTGCAGGAAATGACCGCGAGCCTCGACCAGGTCGCCGAGCGCGCCGGCCGCGTGCGTGCCGAGGCCGACTCCGCCCACCATCTGTCCGAGCAGGGTTCGGCGCTTGCGGTAAAGGCCGGCGGCGAAGTCTCGCGCGTGGCCGAGTCGGTCAGCACCGCCGTGCAGAACATCGGTCGCCTGGAAGAGCACTCTGCGCGCATCAAGGGCATCGCCAACATCATCAAGGAGATCGCCGAGCAGACCAATCTGCTGGCGCTCAATGCGGCGATCGAGGCGGCCCGCGCCGGCGAACAGGGCCGCGGCTTCGCGGTCGTGGCCGACGAAGTGCGCAAGCTCGCCGAGAAGACCGGCGGCGCCACCAGCGAGATCATGACCGCGCTGGGCGCCATCCACGGCGAGACCGAGGAGGTCGCCGGCTTCATGCGCAATGCGTCCAACCGCATGGACAAGAGCGTGCGCGAGATCCGCGAGCTCGAACCGGCGCTCGACGCCCTGCGCAACAGCGCCGAGAGCACCCGCCACGAAGTCGCCGAGCTCACCGATACCTACCAGGAACAGACTTCGGCCGGCCACAGCGTGGCGACCCACATCGAACGCATCGCCGAGATGGCGGGCGCCTCGAACGCCACGATCACGCAGAGCGCCGCGAGCGTCACCCAGCTCGAAGACATGGCGGCCGAACTGCGCAGCGCCGTGGCGCGCTTCAAGCTCTGA